From a region of the Thalassospira sp. TSL5-1 genome:
- a CDS encoding NADP(H)-dependent aldo-keto reductase: MEYRRLGRTDINVSVICLGTMTWGQQNTQDEAFEQLDYAVGNEINFIDTAEMYPVPVMEETFSRTETIIGNWLEKRGKRDDLVIASKIVGPGDRFPYVRGGPRLTRDQIFAAIDGSLSRLKTDYLDLYQLHWPDRNCNFFGKLGYEHDENEDFVPIEETLSALDEIVKAGKVRHIGLSNETPWGLMKFLELAEKNGWPRVVSVQNPYSLINRSYEVGLAECSIREDAGLLAYSPLGGGALSGKYLNGARPEGARSTLWPEYFGRYLKENGVKATEAYVKLAQDNGLDPCQMALAYVNSRPFLTANIIGATSMEHLKTNIGSAHITLSDEVLAEIENIQTRWPNPCP; the protein is encoded by the coding sequence CGAAGCCTTTGAGCAGCTTGATTATGCCGTTGGCAACGAGATTAACTTTATTGATACCGCCGAAATGTATCCGGTGCCGGTGATGGAAGAAACCTTCAGCCGTACCGAAACCATCATTGGTAACTGGCTGGAAAAGCGCGGCAAGCGTGATGATTTGGTCATTGCCAGCAAAATTGTTGGCCCCGGTGATCGCTTTCCCTATGTCCGGGGTGGGCCACGCCTGACCCGCGATCAGATTTTCGCTGCGATTGATGGCTCGCTGTCACGTTTGAAAACCGATTATCTCGATCTTTATCAGCTGCATTGGCCGGATCGTAACTGCAATTTCTTTGGCAAATTGGGCTACGAGCATGACGAAAACGAAGATTTCGTACCAATCGAAGAAACCCTTTCCGCCCTTGATGAAATCGTCAAGGCAGGCAAGGTGCGCCATATTGGCCTGTCGAACGAAACTCCGTGGGGCTTGATGAAGTTCCTGGAGCTGGCCGAAAAGAACGGCTGGCCGCGTGTGGTTTCGGTTCAGAACCCCTATAGCTTGATCAATCGCAGCTATGAAGTTGGCCTGGCTGAATGCTCCATTCGCGAAGATGCCGGTTTGCTGGCCTATTCGCCACTGGGTGGCGGGGCATTGTCGGGCAAATATCTGAACGGGGCCCGGCCGGAAGGCGCGCGCAGCACCCTGTGGCCAGAATATTTTGGCCGTTACCTTAAGGAAAATGGCGTCAAGGCGACCGAAGCCTATGTCAAACTGGCACAGGATAACGGGCTTGATCCCTGTCAGATGGCACTGGCCTATGTCAATTCGCGCCCGTTCCTGACAGCGAACATTATCGGTGCCACCTCGATGGAACATCTTAAAACCAATATCGGTTCGGCCCATATCACGCTGTCCGACGAAGTGCTGGCCGAAATTGAAAACATCCAGACCCGCTGGCCCAATCCCTGCCCGTAA
- a CDS encoding pirin family protein — protein sequence MVVVISGKETDLEGMSVRRLLPQRACRSVGPFVFFDHMGPVSFEAGNGIDVPPHPHIGLATVTYLFEGRILHHDSLGNKLEISPGDLNWMTAGRGIVHSERETSDLRHSDHDLHGLQLWVALPEAEEDCAPDFTHIRKEDLPVIHEAGLHMRLIAGEAFGQTAPVPVKSKLFYLDVHMDGGAQLLLPGENQEAALYIIEGSLRVDGVHHEAFSFVYIAPEEIPDIVAENHCRVMLLGGLPLGHRHIWWNFVSSRKDRIQKAKDDWQNRHFDPVPGEDDFVPLPGGVAKVSPPPAS from the coding sequence ATGGTCGTTGTCATTTCAGGGAAGGAAACCGACCTGGAGGGGATGTCCGTGCGGCGCCTTTTGCCGCAGCGCGCATGCCGCTCGGTCGGGCCATTTGTGTTTTTTGACCATATGGGTCCCGTCAGCTTCGAGGCGGGAAATGGCATTGACGTGCCGCCCCATCCGCATATTGGCCTGGCGACGGTGACATATTTGTTTGAAGGCCGAATTCTGCATCATGACAGTCTGGGCAATAAACTGGAAATATCGCCCGGTGACTTGAACTGGATGACAGCGGGACGCGGTATTGTCCATTCCGAACGCGAAACATCAGACTTGCGCCATTCCGACCATGATTTGCATGGGTTGCAGTTATGGGTTGCCCTGCCCGAAGCCGAGGAAGACTGCGCGCCCGATTTTACCCATATCCGCAAGGAAGACTTGCCGGTGATTCACGAAGCGGGCCTGCATATGCGCCTGATCGCTGGCGAGGCCTTTGGTCAAACAGCGCCTGTGCCGGTCAAATCAAAGCTGTTTTACCTCGATGTGCATATGGATGGCGGGGCACAGCTTTTATTGCCCGGCGAAAATCAGGAGGCCGCTCTTTATATTATCGAGGGCAGCTTGCGGGTAGATGGCGTGCATCACGAAGCGTTCAGTTTCGTTTATATCGCGCCAGAGGAAATTCCCGATATTGTCGCTGAAAATCACTGTCGGGTGATGTTGCTGGGGGGCTTGCCGCTCGGGCATCGGCATATCTGGTGGAATTTTGTCTCCTCCCGTAAGGACCGTATTCAGAAGGCGAAGGATGACTGGCAAAACCGGCATTTTGACCCGGTTCCCGGCGAAGACGATTTTGTCCCGCTTCCCGGTGGTGTTGCCAAGGTCAGCCCGCCGCCAGCTTCATAA
- the thpR gene encoding RNA 2',3'-cyclic phosphodiesterase, whose product MMRLFVGIPIPADIAEDLYPIARAIRGLEAQTPENMHLTLKFIGEVEDRHLAASIDAALMSVAFDGFDLKIAGLDMFGTDKKARILWAAVQSQPLLGQLAGRVESALLACEDLSGRLEVRKFTPHITLGRNRTAHRAVVEQAVVDHADVTSRVFHVDHFCLYQSISTHEGPVYQVMAEYGAGSETPAGARDRKAEHEAAFADIDFSKGPEI is encoded by the coding sequence ATGATGCGCCTTTTTGTCGGCATCCCCATTCCGGCTGATATTGCCGAAGACCTCTATCCCATTGCCCGCGCCATTCGCGGGCTGGAAGCTCAAACACCGGAAAACATGCACCTGACCCTCAAATTCATTGGCGAGGTCGAGGATCGTCATCTGGCCGCCAGCATTGACGCGGCACTGATGTCTGTCGCCTTTGACGGGTTTGATCTTAAAATCGCCGGGCTTGATATGTTTGGCACCGATAAAAAAGCCCGCATTTTGTGGGCAGCAGTGCAAAGCCAGCCGCTTTTGGGCCAATTGGCCGGGCGGGTTGAAAGTGCCCTGCTGGCATGTGAGGACCTGTCTGGTCGGCTGGAAGTCCGTAAATTTACCCCGCATATCACGCTGGGGCGCAACCGCACGGCACATCGGGCCGTGGTAGAGCAGGCCGTGGTGGACCATGCCGATGTGACCAGCCGGGTGTTCCATGTTGACCATTTTTGCCTGTATCAGTCGATCTCGACCCATGAGGGCCCGGTATATCAGGTGATGGCGGAGTATGGCGCGGGATCAGAAACGCCAGCAGGTGCGCGCGATAGAAAGGCGGAACACGAGGCCGCCTTTGCCGATATTGATTTTAGCAAAGGGCCGGAAATTTAA